A section of the Paracoccaceae bacterium genome encodes:
- a CDS encoding guanylate kinase, which produces MDRRGLLIILSSPSGAGKSTLARRLRNWDATIRFSVSATTRAARAGEVDGTDYHFVDESAFKGMVNDGEMLEYAHVFGNFYGSPKAPVEAAINDGQDVLFDIDWQGAQQINGSDLNKHVLSIFLLPPSISELKNRLESRGQDTAETIERRMLKSWDEISHWDAYDYVLVNDDLAATEARLINIVTSERMRRSQQPGLVDHVRALQAEFEDRQ; this is translated from the coding sequence ATGGACCGACGCGGCCTTCTGATCATCCTTTCTTCGCCCTCTGGCGCGGGAAAATCCACACTGGCGCGGCGGTTGCGCAACTGGGATGCCACGATCCGGTTCTCCGTAAGTGCTACGACCCGCGCGGCGCGCGCGGGTGAGGTTGACGGCACAGATTACCACTTTGTCGATGAATCTGCGTTCAAAGGCATGGTGAATGATGGTGAGATGCTGGAATATGCTCATGTTTTCGGTAACTTCTATGGCTCTCCTAAAGCGCCAGTTGAAGCGGCGATCAATGACGGGCAGGACGTGTTGTTCGACATCGACTGGCAGGGTGCACAGCAGATCAACGGCTCGGATCTGAACAAACACGTGCTGTCGATTTTTCTGCTGCCGCCCTCAATCTCGGAACTGAAAAACCGGCTGGAATCGCGCGGGCAGGACACCGCAGAAACCATCGAACGGCGGATGCTAAAAAGCTGGGACGAGATCAGCCATTGGGACGCCTATGATTATGTGTTGGTGAACGATGATCTGGCCGCGACCGAGGCGCGCCTGATCAACATTGTCACCAGCGAACGCATGCGCCGCAGCCAGCAGCCGGGGCTGGTCGATCATGTCCGCGCGTTGCAGGCGGAATTTGAGGATCGGCAGTGA
- a CDS encoding YicC family protein: MTHSMTGFAAATGQQDDWHWSWELRSVNGRGLDLRLRIPDWIEGLEPALRSTLQKAIARGSVSLSLRVTREVGSDDAAISPDGLDRALRQIEAVETAAMDRGMTLKPATAADILALRGVQEVGGERDGDVPALKSALLAALPDLLSAFNAARASEGAALVGVLDGQLASVETLVKQAAKQAAERTESAADRLRANVARVMEAADGLDEARLTQEIALLAVKSDITEEIDRLRAHVTAGRDLLGGQGPVGRKLDFLIQEFNREANTLCSKAQSAALTATGLDLKWVIDQMREQVQNLE, from the coding sequence ATGACGCATTCGATGACCGGTTTTGCCGCCGCAACAGGGCAACAGGACGATTGGCATTGGAGTTGGGAACTGCGGTCCGTCAACGGGCGCGGCCTTGATCTGCGGCTGCGCATTCCGGACTGGATCGAAGGGCTGGAACCGGCGCTGCGTAGCACGTTGCAGAAGGCGATTGCGCGCGGCTCTGTCAGCCTGAGCCTTCGGGTCACGAGAGAGGTCGGCAGCGACGATGCGGCGATTTCGCCCGACGGGCTGGACCGTGCATTGCGCCAGATTGAGGCGGTAGAAACCGCCGCCATGGACCGGGGCATGACCCTGAAGCCCGCCACCGCCGCCGATATTCTGGCGCTGCGCGGCGTGCAGGAGGTTGGCGGCGAACGTGACGGCGATGTGCCGGCACTAAAATCCGCGCTTTTGGCGGCCCTGCCGGACTTGCTGTCGGCGTTTAACGCAGCCCGCGCCAGCGAAGGTGCAGCCCTGGTCGGGGTGCTGGACGGACAGTTGGCTTCGGTTGAAACACTGGTGAAACAGGCCGCGAAGCAGGCGGCTGAACGCACCGAATCTGCGGCCGACCGGCTGCGCGCCAATGTGGCGCGGGTGATGGAGGCCGCCGATGGTCTGGATGAAGCCCGTCTGACGCAGGAAATCGCCCTTCTGGCCGTAAAATCCGACATCACCGAAGAAATCGACCGCCTTCGGGCCCATGTTACTGCCGGGCGCGATCTGCTGGGCGGGCAGGGGCCGGTTGGGCGCAAGCTGGACTTCCTGATTCAGGAGTTCAATCGAGAGGCAAACACCCTGTGTTCCAAGGCACAATCCGCCGCGCTAACCGCCACCGGGCTTGACCTGAAGTGGGTCATAGACCAGATGCGCGAGCAGGTGCAGAACCTGGAGTGA
- a CDS encoding PAS domain-containing protein — protein sequence MPRMQWVKVSNGQHVAGSFCQRAGDEMSDPQMSGRAPIKMVEAYWEGLRNGRLMPNRGEVLARGLGAAMDNAFILERLINGFARLRVAGMRLNDLKGMETRSMPISAFFDKRDYVSLSESLEAVFAEPAIVHLTLHAPTTSEAPALHGAMVLMPLRSDLGDVTRALGCLVFDGMIGKPPRDFRIVAEERRTLTGFADTSAAPIAVPRRDTPPAVSGFAEDSAPFAPRSPTPPRRAGRPHLRLVVSDDDKAD from the coding sequence GTGCCCCGGATGCAGTGGGTGAAGGTGTCGAATGGGCAACATGTTGCGGGAAGTTTTTGCCAGCGCGCGGGTGACGAGATGAGCGATCCACAGATGTCAGGGCGTGCGCCCATCAAGATGGTCGAGGCTTATTGGGAAGGTCTGCGCAATGGCCGCCTGATGCCCAACCGGGGCGAGGTTCTGGCCCGTGGTCTGGGTGCGGCCATGGACAACGCGTTCATTCTGGAACGTCTGATCAACGGGTTCGCCCGCCTGCGTGTTGCGGGCATGCGTCTGAATGATCTCAAAGGCATGGAAACCCGCAGCATGCCAATCTCGGCGTTTTTCGACAAACGCGATTACGTCAGCCTGTCAGAATCGCTCGAAGCGGTCTTCGCAGAACCCGCCATCGTACATCTGACATTGCACGCCCCGACCACGTCCGAGGCACCGGCCCTGCACGGCGCAATGGTACTGATGCCGCTGCGCAGTGATCTGGGGGATGTGACGCGGGCACTTGGCTGTCTGGTGTTTGACGGAATGATCGGCAAGCCGCCGCGTGATTTTCGCATTGTGGCCGAAGAACGCCGGACCCTTACCGGATTTGCCGATACATCCGCCGCACCAATTGCCGTGCCCCGCCGCGACACCCCGCCCGCCGTATCCGGATTTGCCGAAGACAGCGCGCCCTTCGCACCCAGATCGCCGACCCCGCCCCGCAGGGCCGGGCGGCCGCATCTGCGGCTTGTGGTATCGGACGATGACAAGGCCGACTGA
- the pstA gene encoding phosphate ABC transporter permease PstA, whose protein sequence is MTDAVASNGFAGSDPARLKRRHRAELRLRAYGIAALVFAGLSLIALMGSVVLSASEALRETYVTLPVELSAEVIDPDGTGDPNIIRRADFNGLTRDALRTRFPNATGRTERRALNELLSVGASFELADQAAANPSMIGQTLPVRMLASDTLDLYLKGAFGGLDSRQVDGTLSLAVDDDTAVLTSDADDFASLLAQARSSLRTQSDELRHQANLQNNGVEEFAHRAEAAENEGAKTRALKQVEARTAKRDGLLAEADALLARADSTEGSEPLGENNASALIRAGGGWFKLTEVARDRVSADILVAPTGEVSDWSLLINETPEANRKLTDTQIVWAEDLRDAGELETVFNTRFFTASDSREPELAGIWGAAVGSFWTMLVTFALAFPIGVLSAIYLEEFAPKNRLTALIEVNINNLAAVPSIIFGLLGLAVIIGFFGVPRSAPMAGGIVLALMTLPTIIIASRVSIAAVPPSIREAALGVGASRLQVAFHHVLPLSMPGILTGAIIGMARALGETAPLIMIGMVAFIVDVPDGVTDNATVLPVQVFRWADFPERAFESRTALAICVLLVFLIVMNALAVFLRKRFERRW, encoded by the coding sequence ATGACTGACGCTGTCGCTTCCAACGGGTTTGCCGGGTCCGATCCCGCCCGCCTGAAACGCCGCCACCGCGCCGAGTTGCGCCTGCGCGCCTATGGGATCGCGGCGCTGGTGTTCGCCGGGCTGTCGCTGATCGCGCTGATGGGCTCGGTCGTCCTCAGCGCCAGTGAGGCATTGCGCGAAACCTATGTCACGCTGCCCGTCGAATTGTCGGCCGAGGTTATTGATCCGGATGGCACGGGCGACCCCAACATCATCCGGCGCGCCGATTTCAATGGCCTGACCCGTGATGCCCTGCGCACGCGCTTTCCCAATGCAACGGGCCGCACCGAACGCCGGGCATTGAACGAATTGCTCTCGGTCGGGGCGAGTTTTGAACTGGCCGATCAGGCAGCGGCAAACCCGTCGATGATCGGGCAGACCTTGCCGGTTCGGATGCTGGCGTCGGACACGTTGGACCTGTACCTCAAAGGGGCGTTCGGCGGGCTGGACAGCCGGCAGGTGGACGGAACTCTCAGCCTTGCGGTTGACGATGACACGGCGGTCCTGACCTCGGACGCCGATGATTTTGCAAGCCTTCTGGCGCAGGCGCGATCATCGCTGCGGACGCAATCCGACGAACTGCGCCATCAGGCCAACCTGCAAAACAACGGCGTCGAAGAATTTGCGCACCGTGCTGAAGCTGCCGAGAATGAGGGCGCGAAGACGCGCGCGCTCAAGCAGGTTGAAGCGCGGACCGCCAAGCGGGACGGGCTGCTGGCCGAAGCGGACGCCTTGCTGGCGCGCGCGGACAGCACCGAAGGCTCTGAACCGTTGGGTGAAAACAACGCCTCGGCCCTGATCCGGGCCGGTGGTGGCTGGTTCAAACTGACCGAAGTTGCGCGCGACCGCGTGAGCGCGGATATCCTGGTCGCACCGACCGGGGAAGTTTCGGACTGGTCACTGCTGATCAACGAAACGCCCGAGGCGAACCGCAAACTGACCGACACTCAGATCGTCTGGGCCGAGGATCTGCGCGATGCTGGTGAACTGGAAACAGTGTTCAACACGCGCTTTTTCACGGCATCAGACAGCCGCGAACCGGAACTTGCCGGCATCTGGGGCGCGGCGGTCGGATCGTTCTGGACCATGCTGGTGACCTTTGCGCTGGCGTTCCCGATTGGCGTCCTCAGCGCGATCTATCTTGAGGAATTTGCCCCCAAGAACCGCCTGACGGCTTTGATCGAGGTGAACATCAACAATCTGGCCGCCGTGCCGTCGATCATCTTCGGCCTGCTTGGGCTGGCGGTCATCATTGGCTTTTTCGGTGTGCCACGCTCGGCCCCGATGGCGGGGGGGATTGTGCTGGCGCTGATGACCCTGCCGACGATCATCATCGCCTCGCGCGTGTCAATCGCTGCCGTGCCGCCATCGATCCGCGAAGCGGCCCTGGGGGTCGGTGCCTCGCGCCTGCAGGTGGCGTTTCACCATGTGCTGCCGCTGTCGATGCCCGGCATCCTGACCGGCGCGATCATCGGCATGGCGCGCGCGCTTGGCGAAACCGCGCCGTTGATCATGATCGGCATGGTGGCCTTCATCGTCGACGTGCCCGACGGCGTCACCGATAACGCCACCGTTCTGCCGGTGCAGGTGTTCCGCTGGGCCGACTTCCCCGAACGTGCGTTTGAATCCCGAACCGCGCTGGCGATCTGCGTGCTGCTGGTCTTCCTGATCGTGATGAACGCTCTGGCGGTTTTCCTGCGCAAACGGTTCGAGCGGCGCTGGTAA
- a CDS encoding phosphate ABC transporter ATP-binding protein, with protein sequence MNDVTMMERPVTEAAEMTKPPKISASDVQVYYGDNHAIKDVNVEIEDHTVTAFIGPSGCGKSTFLRCINRMNDTIDIARMEGTILIDGHDIYARDVDPVQLRARVGMVFQKPNPFPKSIYDNVAYGPRIHGLAKTKADLDVIVEKSLRRGAIWDEVKDRLHAPGTGLSGGQQQRLCIARAVATEPEVLLMDEPCSALDPIATEMIENLISELRANFAVIIVTHSMQQAARVSQKTAYFHLGNLVEYDDTDRIFTNPQDPRTENYITGRIG encoded by the coding sequence ATGAATGATGTAACGATGATGGAGCGCCCGGTGACTGAGGCTGCTGAAATGACCAAACCGCCGAAGATTTCGGCCAGCGACGTGCAGGTCTATTATGGCGACAACCACGCCATCAAGGATGTGAACGTCGAGATCGAGGATCACACCGTGACGGCCTTCATCGGCCCGTCAGGCTGTGGCAAGTCAACGTTCCTGCGCTGTATCAACCGGATGAACGACACGATTGATATCGCCCGGATGGAAGGCACGATCCTGATTGACGGTCACGACATCTATGCCCGCGATGTCGATCCGGTGCAGCTGCGCGCCCGTGTCGGGATGGTGTTTCAAAAGCCGAACCCGTTTCCGAAGTCGATTTATGACAACGTCGCCTATGGCCCCCGGATCCACGGGCTGGCCAAGACCAAGGCCGATCTGGATGTGATCGTGGAAAAATCTCTGCGCCGTGGCGCGATCTGGGATGAGGTCAAGGACCGCCTGCATGCGCCGGGCACCGGGTTGTCGGGCGGTCAGCAGCAGCGACTGTGCATCGCACGGGCCGTTGCGACCGAGCCTGAGGTTCTGTTGATGGATGAACCCTGCAGCGCGCTGGACCCGATCGCGACCGAGATGATCGAGAACCTGATCAGTGAGTTACGAGCGAATTTCGCGGTCATCATCGTGACGCACTCGATGCAGCAGGCGGCGCGGGTCAGTCAGAAGACGGCCTATTTCCATCTGGGCAATCTGGTGGAGTATGATGACACCGACCGGATTTTCACCAATCCGCAAGACCCGCGGACGGAAAACTATATCACCGGACGGATCGGGTAG
- a CDS encoding two-component sensor histidine kinase: MNDLRATLAALPIPVLAIDPSGRICAANTRAADLLGNDMTGRHFATALRQPAIIVAIEAAQSGAGGQEAPFVSSDHGVEMQWRAMISKAALSDEVVIVSFLDETSQADADTMRREFVANVSHELKTPLTALLGFIETLQGPARNDPTARDTFLEIMAREAGRMDRLTQDLLSLSRVERDERRRPDGRVPLGALVATSVQAMTPVADGYGVTIEIQEQRGLDDIPGDADQLAQVLSNLIENAIKYGRKDVAKNGAKNGRNGGVISVTLSVSDSDPRLQCPVQRVDVTDQGEGIEAHHLARLTERFYRVDSHRSRAVGGTGLGLAIAKHIVNRHRGRLGVASTPGEGSRFSIILPAR, encoded by the coding sequence ATGAATGATCTAAGGGCGACTCTGGCGGCATTGCCGATCCCGGTTCTGGCCATTGATCCGTCGGGGCGGATCTGTGCGGCGAACACGCGGGCCGCTGATCTTCTGGGCAATGACATGACGGGGCGGCACTTTGCAACGGCCCTGCGCCAGCCCGCAATCATCGTGGCGATCGAGGCGGCGCAATCAGGCGCGGGCGGGCAAGAAGCCCCCTTCGTCAGCAGTGATCATGGCGTCGAAATGCAATGGCGCGCAATGATCAGCAAGGCGGCGCTGTCGGACGAAGTCGTAATCGTCAGCTTTCTTGACGAAACCTCGCAAGCTGATGCCGATACCATGCGCCGGGAATTTGTGGCCAATGTCAGCCATGAATTAAAGACACCGCTGACCGCTTTGCTGGGGTTCATCGAAACGCTGCAGGGACCGGCGCGGAACGATCCGACGGCGCGCGACACGTTCTTGGAGATCATGGCCCGTGAGGCGGGGCGAATGGATCGGCTGACGCAGGATCTGCTGTCCCTTAGCCGGGTTGAGCGGGACGAACGTCGCCGCCCGGACGGACGGGTCCCGTTGGGGGCTTTGGTTGCCACATCCGTGCAGGCCATGACCCCGGTGGCCGACGGGTATGGGGTGACAATCGAAATCCAAGAACAGCGCGGGTTGGACGATATCCCCGGCGACGCCGATCAACTGGCGCAGGTGCTGTCGAACCTGATCGAGAACGCGATCAAATACGGGCGCAAGGACGTGGCGAAAAACGGGGCGAAGAACGGTCGGAACGGCGGGGTGATCTCGGTCACTTTGTCTGTCAGTGACAGTGACCCGCGTTTGCAATGCCCGGTTCAGCGGGTCGACGTGACCGATCAGGGTGAGGGGATCGAGGCGCATCATCTGGCGCGATTGACGGAGCGGTTTTATCGCGTCGATTCGCATCGCTCTCGCGCAGTGGGTGGCACGGGGCTGGGGCTGGCCATCGCAAAACACATCGTGAATCGCCATCGCGGCCGGTTAGGGGTTGCCAGTACGCCGGGTGAAGGCAGCAGATTTTCCATAATACTGCCAGCGCGTTAG
- a CDS encoding gamma carbonic anhydrase family protein: protein MTLYSFEGVTPHIEGNTWIAPDANVIGNVRVHAGASIWFGSTLRGDNEPIVVGPGSNVQEGCIFHTDPGFPLTIGANCTVGHGVILHGCTLGDLVLVGMGATVMNGAVIGAGSLIGAGALVTEGTEVPPNSLVLGAPGKVVRSFDYSAMNLSSAKGYQDKSARFRDGMKVVG, encoded by the coding sequence GTGACACTCTATTCTTTTGAAGGGGTTACACCGCATATTGAAGGCAATACCTGGATTGCGCCGGATGCGAATGTCATCGGCAATGTGCGTGTTCATGCCGGGGCATCCATATGGTTCGGTTCAACCCTGCGCGGCGACAACGAACCCATCGTGGTGGGGCCGGGATCGAACGTTCAGGAGGGGTGCATCTTTCACACCGACCCGGGATTTCCGCTGACCATCGGGGCGAATTGCACGGTCGGTCACGGGGTGATCCTGCATGGCTGTACGCTGGGCGATCTGGTGCTGGTCGGCATGGGCGCGACGGTGATGAATGGCGCGGTGATTGGCGCGGGCTCTCTGATCGGGGCGGGGGCGTTGGTGACCGAAGGGACCGAGGTTCCACCAAATTCACTGGTGCTGGGCGCACCGGGCAAGGTGGTGCGCAGCTTTGATTACTCCGCGATGAACCTGTCGTCTGCCAAAGGGTATCAGGACAAATCCGCGCGGTTCAGGGATGGCATGAAGGTGGTCGGGTAA
- the pstC gene encoding phosphate ABC transporter permease subunit PstC, whose product MIATTFLAVFAIAALAFLVSRRRAVMIGGDTPAQLHSRPSQHGSLAAMWVLIAGWGVLILGITLWVAVENATLAGLISDRAPELNAIERELVLSDARALASGGITSRSGDLRTEVAAAVVAQETLRVRTTVVLALVLSMLAGWNIYRQIAKPFRARNRSERLITYVLMAAAAVAIVTTIGIVLSLISETLGFFANLDWRIDKFLFGANWTPLSGIHDGVIDPDRVGALPLFIGTLLITLIAMLVAVPVGLFSAIYLSDFAEPRLRATAKPMLEILAGIPTVVYGFFAAITVAPWLRRIGEATGIDIASESALAAGIVMGIMIIPFISSLSDDVINAVPQSLRDGSYALGATKAETVRQVVLPAALPGIVSAVLLGISRAVGETMIVVMAAGQGANLTVNPLEAVTTVTVQIVMLITGDTEATVAAGPAFALGFSLFCMTLGMNIIAQRVVRKYREQYD is encoded by the coding sequence ATGATCGCCACCACGTTCCTTGCCGTGTTCGCCATTGCAGCGCTGGCATTTCTGGTCAGTCGGCGCCGCGCCGTGATGATTGGCGGCGACACGCCCGCGCAGTTGCATTCGCGCCCCTCGCAGCACGGATCGTTGGCCGCGATGTGGGTGTTGATCGCCGGATGGGGGGTGCTGATCCTGGGGATCACGCTGTGGGTTGCGGTTGAAAATGCGACCCTTGCCGGGTTGATCAGCGACCGCGCGCCAGAGCTGAACGCCATCGAACGAGAGTTAGTGTTGTCGGATGCCCGTGCCCTGGCATCAGGCGGGATCACCAGCCGCAGCGGTGATTTGCGCACCGAGGTTGCGGCCGCCGTTGTCGCCCAGGAAACCCTCCGGGTGCGCACGACAGTTGTATTGGCGCTGGTTCTGTCGATGCTCGCAGGATGGAACATCTATCGCCAGATCGCCAAGCCGTTCCGGGCGCGCAACCGGTCTGAACGGCTGATCACCTATGTCCTGATGGCCGCTGCCGCAGTGGCCATCGTGACCACAATCGGCATCGTGCTGAGCCTGATTTCCGAGACGCTGGGCTTCTTCGCCAACCTCGATTGGCGGATCGACAAGTTTCTGTTCGGGGCAAACTGGACCCCGCTGTCCGGCATTCATGATGGCGTCATCGACCCGGATCGTGTCGGCGCGCTGCCGCTGTTTATCGGAACCCTGCTGATCACGTTGATTGCAATGCTGGTGGCGGTGCCTGTTGGGCTGTTCTCGGCAATCTACCTGTCGGATTTTGCCGAACCGCGATTGCGGGCGACGGCGAAACCGATGCTGGAAATCCTCGCCGGGATTCCAACGGTGGTCTATGGCTTCTTCGCCGCCATCACCGTTGCCCCGTGGCTGCGGCGGATCGGGGAAGCGACAGGGATCGACATTGCTTCGGAAAGTGCGCTGGCGGCGGGGATCGTGATGGGGATTATGATTATTCCGTTCATCAGTTCGTTGTCGGACGACGTGATCAACGCGGTGCCCCAGTCGCTGCGCGACGGATCCTATGCGCTTGGCGCGACAAAGGCCGAGACTGTGCGCCAGGTGGTGCTGCCCGCAGCGCTGCCCGGCATTGTGTCGGCGGTTCTGCTGGGGATCAGCCGCGCGGTGGGTGAGACGATGATCGTCGTCATGGCCGCCGGGCAGGGCGCGAACCTGACGGTGAACCCGTTAGAGGCGGTTACAACAGTAACCGTGCAGATCGTCATGCTGATCACCGGCGATACCGAAGCGACGGTGGCCGCTGGTCCCGCATTCGCGCTTGGCTTTTCACTGTTCTGCATGACGCTGGGCATGAACATCATCGCGCAGCGTGTGGTGCGCAAATATCGGGAACAATATGACTGA
- a CDS encoding 3-deoxy-7-phosphoheptulonate synthase class II, producing the protein MAEWQKTGWRSKPRVQMPEYTDAAALNAVEAQLGKYPPLVFAGEARRLKSDLAKASRGEAFLLQGGDCAESFSEFSADNLRDTFKVMLQMAMVLTYGAKVPVVKVGRVAGQFAKPRSAPTEVVDGVELPSFRGDIINDLPFTAEARIPNPAKMLQAYTQAAASLNLIRAFSTGGYADVHHVHSWTLGFTDRDEAEKYRDIANRIQDTLDFISAAGMTAETTHELSTVDFYTSHEALLLEYEEALARVDSTTGKWLAGSGHMIWIGDRTRQPDGAHVEFARGVQNPIGFKCGPSISTDDLKSLISILNPENEAGRITLINRFGAGSVGDHLPKLIRAVEEEGFNVLWSCDPMHGNTIKSSTGYKTRPFESVLREVREFFEIHNAEGSIPGGVHFEMTGQDVTECTGGVRAVTDEDLSDRYHTACDPRLNASQSLELAFLVAEALSERRTPRRAEAV; encoded by the coding sequence ATGGCCGAGTGGCAGAAAACCGGATGGCGCAGCAAGCCCAGGGTTCAGATGCCCGAGTATACCGACGCCGCGGCCCTGAATGCGGTCGAGGCGCAGCTTGGCAAATACCCTCCGCTGGTCTTCGCGGGTGAGGCGCGCCGCCTGAAATCCGATCTGGCCAAAGCGTCGCGTGGCGAGGCGTTTTTGCTGCAAGGTGGCGATTGCGCCGAAAGCTTTTCCGAGTTCTCGGCCGATAATTTACGCGACACGTTTAAAGTCATGCTTCAAATGGCCATGGTGCTGACCTACGGGGCCAAAGTGCCCGTGGTGAAGGTTGGCCGGGTCGCCGGACAATTCGCCAAGCCGCGAAGTGCGCCGACCGAGGTTGTGGATGGTGTGGAGCTGCCCTCGTTCCGCGGTGACATCATCAACGATCTGCCCTTCACCGCCGAAGCGCGGATCCCGAACCCGGCGAAAATGTTGCAGGCCTATACCCAGGCTGCCGCCTCGCTGAACCTGATCCGGGCGTTTTCGACCGGCGGTTACGCGGATGTGCATCACGTGCATTCCTGGACGCTTGGGTTTACCGACCGCGACGAGGCCGAGAAATACCGCGACATCGCAAACCGCATTCAGGACACGCTGGATTTCATTTCCGCTGCTGGCATGACGGCGGAAACCACGCATGAACTGTCGACCGTCGATTTCTACACCAGCCACGAAGCGCTGTTGCTGGAATACGAAGAGGCGCTGGCCCGCGTGGATTCCACCACCGGCAAGTGGCTGGCCGGGTCCGGGCACATGATCTGGATCGGCGATCGGACGCGGCAGCCGGACGGTGCGCATGTCGAATTCGCGCGCGGTGTGCAGAACCCCATCGGCTTCAAATGCGGCCCCTCGATCAGCACCGATGACCTGAAATCGCTGATCTCGATCCTCAACCCCGAGAATGAGGCGGGCCGGATCACCCTGATCAACCGCTTTGGCGCAGGCAGCGTGGGCGACCACCTGCCCAAACTGATCCGCGCGGTCGAAGAAGAAGGCTTCAACGTCCTGTGGTCCTGCGATCCGATGCACGGCAACACGATCAAATCCTCGACTGGGTACAAGACCCGCCCGTTCGAGTCGGTCCTGCGCGAGGTGCGCGAATTTTTCGAGATCCACAACGCCGAAGGCAGCATCCCCGGCGGTGTGCATTTCGAGATGACGGGCCAGGACGTGACCGAATGCACCGGAGGCGTGCGCGCTGTGACGGATGAAGATCTGTCGGATCGTTATCACACCGCCTGCGATCCGCGTCTGAACGCCTCGCAATCGCTGGAACTGGCGTTTCTGGTGGCTGAAGCGCTGTCAGAGCGCCGCACGCCGCGCCGTGCCGAAGCGGTCTGA
- a CDS encoding phosphate ABC transporter substrate-binding protein — protein sequence MTFTKLTVTALSLAVAATGAFAQSRDEIRIVGSSTVFPFSTAVAEQFGRSTDFATPVVESTGSGGGLKLFCAGVGTQHPDITNSSRRIKESELKLCMDNGVTEVTEAMIGFDGIVVANAKDGETFELTREMLVLALAEQGDKPMTWDEVDPGLPPVKIEVLGPPPSSGTRDAFEELVMHEGCEGAFIECEGISIRQDGVWVDAGENDNLIVSKLEANPGALGVFGFSFLDQNADALKGAIVDGVEPTFDNIADGAYPVSRSLFFYIKNAHVDVVPGIQEYATEFLSDAATGEDGYLVDFGLIPAPEDQHDAIKAAVEGLSPLSLDDLK from the coding sequence ATGACATTCACCAAACTGACCGTAACCGCGCTGAGCCTTGCTGTCGCAGCGACGGGTGCCTTTGCCCAGTCACGCGATGAAATCCGCATCGTCGGATCATCGACCGTATTCCCGTTCTCGACCGCTGTGGCCGAACAATTCGGGCGCTCGACCGATTTCGCGACGCCGGTTGTGGAAAGCACCGGGTCGGGCGGGGGCCTCAAGCTGTTTTGTGCCGGTGTCGGCACCCAACACCCCGACATCACCAATTCGTCGCGCCGCATCAAGGAAAGCGAGCTGAAGCTGTGCATGGACAATGGCGTCACCGAAGTCACCGAGGCGATGATCGGCTTTGACGGGATTGTCGTTGCAAACGCGAAAGATGGTGAAACCTTCGAACTGACGCGCGAGATGCTGGTTTTGGCGCTGGCCGAACAGGGCGACAAGCCGATGACCTGGGACGAGGTTGATCCCGGCCTGCCGCCGGTGAAGATCGAAGTTCTGGGTCCGCCACCGTCATCTGGCACGCGCGACGCCTTCGAAGAATTGGTGATGCACGAAGGCTGCGAAGGCGCGTTCATTGAATGCGAGGGGATCTCGATCCGGCAGGACGGTGTCTGGGTTGATGCGGGTGAGAATGACAACCTTATCGTCAGCAAGCTGGAGGCGAACCCCGGTGCGCTTGGCGTCTTCGGCTTTTCGTTCCTTGATCAGAACGCTGACGCCCTGAAAGGGGCGATTGTTGACGGGGTCGAGCCGACGTTCGACAATATCGCCGACGGGGCCTATCCGGTGTCGCGTTCGCTGTTCTTCTATATCAAGAACGCCCATGTGGACGTTGTGCCGGGCATCCAGGAATACGCGACCGAGTTTCTTTCGGACGCCGCCACCGGCGAGGACGGGTATCTGGTCGATTTTGGCCTGATCCCGGCACCGGAAGATCAGCACGACGCGATCAAGGCAGCAGTCGAGGGGCTGAGCCCGCTGAGCCTTGATGATCTGAAGTAA